The stretch of DNA AACCAAAATTCGTGGCCGCCGATTGTGCAAATGCGCTCTTGAAGTCGGCAAAGCTCCCAAATTTGGCCGTAATGGCCTCGGCCAATGCCCCGGTCGGCTCGCCGCCACCATTCGGGCTTAAGCAATTCCAATAGAACGTATGGTTCCACACTTGTGCGGCATTGTTGAAAATACCGCCACTCGACTGGCAAATGATTTCCTCCAGTGTCTTATTCTCGAATTCTGTCCCTTCAATCAGTTTGTTCAGATTTGCCACATAGGCCGCATGATGCTTGCCGTAGTGGTATTCCAGTGTTTCTTCTGAAATATGAGGTGCCAATGCATTTTTGGCATAGGGTAAAGGTGGTAATTCAAAGGCCATGACCTTGCTCCTTTTTATCGTTGTTGCTGGGTTGGCTTCACGTAGGTCAAAATGCCCACGCTCCATGGTTCGCAATATTATAGAGACTTCTGTCGTCAACACCAAAAGAAGATGACGGCGACACGCGGTCTTGTCAGTTTTGGCATGGGTCGTAATTTGGCCATGAGGAAATTTCAA from Gammaproteobacteria bacterium encodes:
- a CDS encoding superoxide dismutase [Fe] (SodB; iron binding; present under aerobic and anaerobic conditions; destroys free radicals); translated protein: MAFELPPLPYAKNALAPHISEETLEYHYGKHHAAYVANLNKLIEGTEFENKTLEEIICQSSGGIFNNAAQVWNHTFYWNCLSPNGGGEPTGALAEAITAKFGSFADFKSAFAQSAATNFGSGWTWLVKDKDGELDIVNTSNAGNPMTDGLKPLMTCDVWEHAYYIDYRNARPKYVDAFFELVNWDFVASQL